A stretch of Carnobacteriaceae bacterium zg-C25 DNA encodes these proteins:
- a CDS encoding ABC transporter substrate-binding protein, whose protein sequence is MKKKWYLGLLAVAATTLVACSSQTTQTKANTENKFTYAIGGDPTSSNPINTSDRWGLTMANMIYSPLIRIEADGSHKFELAESLDVSPDGTKITVKLRKDVKWSDGEAFNADDVVFTYTELAKKENGNSSKMYINDAVIAVEKVDDYTVVFTLPEASAATIENLATEKYILPEHAYKGKDLTGKELPVSHVGTGAYKLVEYKRGEYMQFEANEHFYGGKPSIDKVILQIIPSADTQKLALQKGEVDAAVVLPSDVADLNKDSITTYPYSENRVGYMGLNTATSELQDKKVRQAILFALNKDDMNKAAYLNDEYYVSPNSILPPNNPYATTNVEKYTQNLEKAKALLQEAGVTNLTLKLGYSATDPAQTLQATLIQQQLQQVGVTVELAGGDSSAIFTELRKKGSTQYHLFLGGYIMGNDPDLYAALFAPGARANYFQYNSEKVAELFDKGAKELDDAKRKAIYEELQQVIADDAVIYPIVDNRRILAVNSRIQGVKEAGLVPIYSLEDMSKLSVKK, encoded by the coding sequence ATGAAAAAGAAATGGTATTTAGGATTATTGGCAGTTGCGGCGACTACTTTAGTAGCATGCTCAAGTCAAACGACACAAACTAAAGCAAATACAGAAAATAAATTCACTTATGCTATTGGTGGAGACCCTACATCAAGTAACCCAATTAACACGAGTGATCGTTGGGGATTAACAATGGCGAATATGATTTATTCTCCACTTATCCGAATCGAAGCAGATGGAAGTCATAAATTTGAATTAGCAGAAAGCTTAGACGTATCACCAGATGGTACAAAAATTACAGTAAAATTACGTAAAGATGTGAAATGGTCAGATGGCGAAGCTTTTAACGCAGATGACGTTGTATTTACGTATACAGAATTAGCTAAAAAAGAAAACGGCAATTCTTCTAAAATGTACATTAATGACGCTGTAATTGCGGTAGAAAAAGTAGATGACTACACAGTTGTCTTTACATTACCAGAAGCAAGTGCGGCAACCATTGAAAACTTAGCAACAGAAAAATACATTTTACCTGAACACGCTTATAAAGGTAAAGATTTAACAGGTAAAGAATTACCAGTATCTCATGTCGGAACAGGTGCTTACAAATTAGTAGAGTATAAACGTGGTGAATACATGCAATTTGAAGCAAATGAGCATTTCTATGGTGGTAAACCATCTATTGATAAAGTGATTTTACAAATCATTCCAAGTGCAGATACGCAAAAATTAGCGTTACAAAAAGGTGAAGTTGATGCAGCGGTTGTACTGCCAAGTGATGTTGCTGATTTAAATAAAGATAGCATTACAACTTACCCATATAGTGAAAACCGTGTAGGGTATATGGGATTAAACACTGCAACGAGTGAATTACAAGACAAAAAAGTACGTCAAGCCATTTTATTTGCCTTAAATAAAGACGATATGAATAAAGCGGCTTATTTAAACGATGAATACTACGTGTCACCAAATTCAATCTTGCCACCAAATAACCCTTATGCAACAACAAATGTTGAAAAATATACACAAAATCTTGAAAAAGCAAAAGCTTTATTACAAGAAGCAGGTGTAACAAACTTAACGTTAAAATTAGGTTATTCAGCAACTGATCCAGCTCAAACATTACAAGCAACATTAATTCAACAACAATTACAACAAGTTGGTGTTACAGTTGAATTAGCTGGTGGAGATTCAAGTGCAATCTTTACAGAATTACGTAAAAAAGGATCAACACAATATCATCTATTTTTAGGTGGATACATTATGGGTAACGATCCTGATTTATATGCTGCCTTATTTGCTCCGGGTGCGCGTGCAAATTATTTCCAATACAATTCAGAAAAAGTTGCAGAATTGTTTGATAAAGGTGCCAAAGAATTGGATGATGCAAAACGTAAAGCCATTTACGAAGAGTTACAACAAGTGATTGCAGATGACGCTGTGATTTATCCAATCGTTGACAATCGCCGTATTTTAGCAGTAAATTCACGTATTCAAGGTGTTAAAGAAGCTGGGTTAGTACCAATTTACTCATTAGAAGATATGTCTAAATTATCTGTTAAAAAATAA
- a CDS encoding MarR family transcriptional regulator, with translation MCDCDCLDKCLMVSASQKKIEHDLEKELKRVTNLTLSEFYVLYFLSQEPQKSMRTFELQEKVGLTQSAMSRLIARMENKQCQYITKGNCSQDKRGVCIKLTAEGNALVEQHIHIIEDVLDKNEQFLNQVQWG, from the coding sequence TTGTGTGATTGTGACTGTTTAGATAAATGTCTTATGGTAAGTGCCAGCCAAAAGAAAATTGAACATGACTTGGAAAAAGAGCTAAAGCGTGTAACAAATTTAACGTTAAGTGAATTTTACGTACTTTATTTTTTAAGTCAGGAACCACAAAAAAGTATGCGTACATTTGAATTGCAGGAAAAAGTTGGATTGACACAAAGTGCCATGTCTCGACTTATTGCACGCATGGAAAATAAACAATGTCAATACATTACGAAGGGAAATTGTTCACAAGATAAACGCGGTGTCTGTATTAAATTAACAGCAGAAGGCAATGCACTTGTAGAACAACACATCCACATTATTGAAGATGTATTAGACAAAAACGAACAATTTTTAAATCAAGTCCAATGGGGCTAA
- a CDS encoding nucleoside 2-deoxyribosyltransferase → MTKIYFASPLFSEMELLYNEQLVKKIREHYPTADVYLPQEQASINDKNAYADSKAIAQYDTQALLESQLVIAVLDGAIIDVGVASEIGVAYQAGIPVLALYTDSRQKGATNQKKLDALQEIAESQFSYVNLYTVGLVKLNGKVVGSSEELLSAIAEFI, encoded by the coding sequence ATGACAAAAATTTATTTTGCAAGCCCATTATTTTCAGAAATGGAATTACTCTATAATGAACAATTAGTTAAAAAAATTCGTGAGCACTACCCTACTGCCGATGTCTATCTACCACAAGAACAAGCTAGCATCAACGACAAAAATGCTTATGCCGACTCTAAAGCCATCGCTCAATACGATACGCAAGCGTTGCTAGAATCACAGTTGGTTATTGCGGTGTTGGATGGTGCCATCATTGATGTTGGCGTGGCAAGTGAAATCGGCGTCGCCTACCAAGCGGGTATTCCTGTTTTAGCATTATATACCGACTCACGTCAAAAAGGCGCAACCAATCAAAAGAAATTAGATGCCTTACAAGAAATCGCGGAATCTCAATTTTCATATGTCAATTTATACACTGTCGGACTAGTTAAATTGAATGGTAAAGTTGTTGGATCAAGCGAAGAATTGCTAAGCGCTATCGCTGAATTTATTTAA
- a CDS encoding ATP-binding cassette domain-containing protein, protein MLQVSNVGLLFSDRKLFDNVNITFTPGNCYGVIGANGAGKSTFLKILSGEIQPTTGDVILDPHERLSVLSQNHYGFEEFGVLETVIMGNKRLYDIMQEKDALYAKEDFSEEDGIRAGDLEGEFAELNGWEAESDASILLQGLGITEDLHYKKMAELIEPEKVKVLLAQALFGQPDVLLLDEPTNGLDKASIDWLSDFLLDFPNTVIVVSHDRHFLNTVCTHMADVDFGRIQLYVGNYDFWLKSSQLAAKLAADQNAKKEEKIKELQDFIARFSANASKSKQATSRKKMLDKITLEDIQPSSRKYPFVGFTIEREIGNDLLLVENLSKTIDGEKVLDNISFTINKDDKVAFLSRKDIATTTLFKILSGEMEADSGTFKWGVTTSRSYLPKDTSDEFNSSLSILEWLRQYAPQEESDNTFLRSFLGRMLFSGEDVMKSVNVLSGGEKVRCMLSKMMLAKSNVLLLDDPTNHLDLESITALNDGMIAFKGSLLFTSHDYEFINTIANRIIEVTPNGVVDRLSTTYEEYLNDAAVQERVNALYDNN, encoded by the coding sequence GTGTTACAAGTATCAAATGTCGGTTTATTATTTTCAGATCGCAAATTATTCGATAACGTCAACATCACTTTTACACCAGGAAACTGTTACGGTGTTATTGGTGCTAACGGTGCTGGAAAATCAACATTTTTAAAAATTTTATCCGGTGAGATTCAACCGACAACGGGGGATGTGATTTTAGACCCTCACGAGCGTTTATCCGTACTATCACAAAACCACTACGGGTTTGAAGAGTTTGGCGTTCTAGAAACGGTTATCATGGGAAATAAACGCTTGTATGATATTATGCAAGAAAAAGATGCCCTATATGCAAAAGAAGATTTTAGCGAAGAAGACGGGATTCGTGCCGGTGATCTTGAAGGTGAATTCGCTGAATTGAATGGTTGGGAAGCTGAAAGTGACGCTTCGATTTTATTACAAGGGTTAGGCATTACAGAAGATTTACACTACAAAAAAATGGCAGAGTTAATCGAACCAGAAAAAGTAAAAGTTTTATTAGCTCAAGCGCTATTTGGCCAACCCGATGTTTTATTATTGGACGAGCCAACTAACGGTTTAGACAAAGCGTCTATTGATTGGTTGTCTGATTTCTTATTAGACTTCCCAAATACCGTTATTGTTGTTTCTCATGACCGTCACTTTTTAAATACGGTATGTACGCATATGGCTGATGTGGATTTCGGTCGCATTCAATTGTATGTTGGTAACTACGATTTCTGGTTGAAATCAAGTCAATTAGCTGCTAAGTTAGCTGCCGATCAAAACGCTAAAAAAGAAGAAAAAATTAAAGAGTTACAAGATTTTATCGCACGTTTTAGCGCTAACGCTTCAAAATCTAAACAAGCAACATCACGTAAAAAAATGTTGGATAAAATTACATTGGAAGATATTCAACCGTCTTCACGTAAATATCCTTTCGTTGGCTTTACAATCGAACGCGAAATCGGAAACGATTTACTATTAGTGGAAAACTTATCTAAAACGATTGATGGCGAAAAAGTATTGGACAACATTTCATTTACCATTAACAAAGATGATAAAGTTGCCTTTTTAAGTCGTAAAGATATTGCTACGACAACACTCTTTAAAATTTTAAGTGGTGAAATGGAAGCTGACTCTGGAACATTCAAATGGGGTGTTACAACGAGCCGTTCTTACTTACCAAAAGATACCAGTGACGAATTTAATTCATCACTATCGATTTTAGAATGGTTACGTCAATACGCACCACAAGAGGAAAGCGACAATACTTTCTTACGTAGTTTCCTTGGTCGTATGCTATTTTCTGGAGAAGACGTTATGAAATCTGTTAATGTGCTATCCGGGGGAGAAAAAGTACGTTGTATGCTTTCTAAAATGATGTTGGCAAAATCAAACGTTTTACTATTAGATGATCCAACAAATCACCTTGACTTAGAGTCTATTACAGCACTTAACGACGGTATGATTGCATTTAAAGGGTCACTACTTTTCACATCTCATGACTACGAATTTATCAATACTATTGCTAATCGTATTATTGAGGTGACACCTAACGGTGTTGTGGATCGTTTGTCTACAACTTACGAAGAATATTTAAATGACGCTGCCGTTCAAGAACGTGTCAACGCTTTATACGACAACAATTAA
- the clpP gene encoding ATP-dependent Clp endopeptidase proteolytic subunit ClpP produces the protein MNLIPTVIEQSSRGERAYDIYSRLLKDRIVMLSGPIDDNVANAVIAQLLFLEAQDPEKDIYLYINSPGGSVSAGLAIYDTMNFIKADVQTIVIGLAASMGSFLSSSGAKGKRFALPNAEIMIHQPLGGAQGQATEIEIAAKHILFTRERLNKILAKNTGQRISKIAKDTDRDNWLTADEAKEYGLIDAVLTNSSDISK, from the coding sequence ATGAATTTAATTCCAACAGTTATTGAGCAATCGTCACGTGGAGAACGCGCATACGATATTTATTCAAGATTATTAAAAGATAGAATTGTCATGTTAAGCGGTCCGATTGATGATAATGTCGCAAACGCCGTTATTGCACAATTATTATTTTTAGAAGCACAAGACCCTGAAAAAGATATTTACTTATATATCAATTCCCCTGGTGGAAGCGTTAGTGCAGGTTTAGCCATTTACGATACAATGAATTTCATTAAAGCTGATGTCCAAACAATCGTCATCGGTTTAGCGGCATCTATGGGAAGCTTCTTATCTTCATCAGGTGCAAAAGGCAAACGTTTCGCTTTGCCAAATGCCGAAATCATGATTCACCAACCATTAGGTGGCGCACAAGGACAAGCCACAGAAATTGAAATTGCGGCAAAACATATTTTATTTACACGTGAACGTTTAAATAAAATTTTAGCAAAAAATACTGGTCAACGCATCTCAAAAATCGCTAAAGATACCGATCGCGATAACTGGCTAACTGCTGACGAAGCAAAAGAATACGGTTTAATTGATGCCGTATTAACAAATTCAAGTGATATTTCAAAATAA
- a CDS encoding Cys-Gln thioester bond-forming surface protein — protein sequence MKIFKWLATLFTGMAILLGVTTPVHAVNGTLTLNPSSESGEMRFSGPSGNTWEQYMVLRVNGEAVFCLEPAVEAIAGAYVGREFNANEYVNANVQISRDTLNRLNHITYFGYKQNPTDKNYSYTQALVWETTGARATSFSGTLSMGEYQSWKANVLNKVNNFKNNASFDGQSHTLKVGESITLTDNYNVIQNLFVPAENGGYKFVRNGNQLTITATPNAADGRFTFSQFRDNRIHGASIIFRKAGSQTVGSFKLSDPQSTFVNLTAIKNGIIRIHKTSELDGSAIEGVEFAIVNKATGRELSRQKTDKSGVIIFRDLPANVDYIVKETKVANGYLNKRVSKEHRLQPGQEFTMTFTNEPTTAITSQATAEQGGKAVYAHENQIEKVNLDRLIKGRDYKVVSTQYDKATGKAFSHQEKTFRAVDRKHTLSFTYKAPSDFAGTLV from the coding sequence ATGAAAATATTCAAATGGTTAGCCACTCTTTTTACGGGGATGGCTATTTTATTAGGCGTAACAACACCAGTTCACGCCGTTAATGGAACATTGACACTAAACCCATCATCAGAAAGTGGGGAGATGCGTTTTAGCGGGCCGTCTGGAAATACGTGGGAACAGTATATGGTATTACGTGTAAATGGTGAAGCGGTGTTTTGTTTAGAGCCAGCCGTAGAAGCGATTGCGGGTGCGTATGTTGGTAGGGAATTTAATGCTAACGAGTATGTTAATGCAAATGTACAAATTAGCAGAGATACACTTAACCGCTTGAATCATATTACATATTTTGGGTATAAACAGAATCCGACCGATAAGAATTATAGCTATACACAAGCGTTGGTATGGGAAACAACAGGCGCACGTGCCACAAGTTTTTCAGGGACGTTATCAATGGGAGAATACCAATCGTGGAAAGCGAATGTGTTGAATAAAGTAAATAACTTTAAAAATAACGCATCTTTTGACGGACAATCACATACGCTAAAAGTAGGGGAGAGTATCACGTTAACAGATAATTATAATGTCATTCAAAATCTCTTTGTACCAGCCGAAAACGGTGGGTATAAATTTGTGCGTAACGGCAATCAACTAACCATTACGGCAACACCGAACGCGGCAGATGGGCGATTTACCTTTTCACAATTTAGAGATAACCGTATTCACGGGGCGTCTATTATTTTCCGTAAGGCAGGTAGTCAAACAGTTGGTTCATTTAAGTTAAGTGACCCACAAAGTACATTTGTAAACTTAACGGCAATTAAAAACGGCATTATCCGAATCCATAAAACATCGGAGTTAGACGGTAGTGCTATTGAAGGTGTAGAATTTGCGATTGTGAATAAAGCGACAGGGCGAGAATTATCACGACAAAAGACGGATAAGAGTGGTGTGATTATATTTAGAGATTTACCAGCAAATGTCGATTATATTGTAAAAGAAACAAAGGTAGCGAATGGTTATCTCAATAAACGAGTATCAAAAGAACATCGTTTACAACCGGGACAAGAATTTACCATGACGTTTACAAACGAGCCAACAACGGCAATAACGTCACAAGCAACCGCAGAACAAGGTGGTAAAGCAGTATATGCTCACGAGAACCAAATTGAAAAAGTCAACCTTGATAGATTAATCAAAGGAAGAGATTATAAAGTTGTATCGACACAATATGATAAAGCAACAGGTAAGGCATTCAGTCACCAAGAAAAAACGTTTAGAGCAGTGGATAGAAAACACACCTTATCCTTTACCTATAAAGCACCAAGTGACTTTGCAGGTACGTTGGTGTAG
- a CDS encoding phospho-sugar mutase, with the protein MTWQESYEMWLHHENLESALKEQLKMYDEAQAKDAFFEPLSFGTAGMRGVLGAGINRMNIYTVRQATEGLAQLIETYGTQAKKRGVAIAYDSRRQSQEFAFEAAKVLATHGITSYVFEDLRPTPELSFAVRHLNAFSGIMITASHNPAEYNGYKVYGEDGGQMPPEDADKLTQFIRAIDNPLTLDVMSDEALKESGLCHVKGEDVDSVYLENIKSVTVDTDLVHEMADKMTLVYTALHGAGKMLGERALKQAGFERVYLVEEQAIADSEFSTVKSPNPEDPKAFDLAIKLGKKVGADVLVASDPDADRLGAAVLLPNGEYQVITGNQIAALMINYLLAAHQQAGTLPTNAVVAKSIVSSELPTAIAQHYNVEMVNVLTGFKFIADKIKQYENDHSKTFLFGFEESYGYLIKSFARDKDAIQALVLLAEVAAFYKKQGKTMYDGLQELYAQFGYFIEETISVTLSGIEGVAKIKALMSQFRQDALTQFGGINVTQTQDFKQQLAFDAQGQSTELQFPASDVLKYILADGSWVAIRPSGTEPKIKFYIGVNDTTQQKANEKLNAIKTSIDALMK; encoded by the coding sequence ATGACATGGCAAGAAAGTTATGAAATGTGGCTACATCATGAAAATTTAGAAAGTGCTTTAAAAGAACAGTTGAAAATGTATGACGAAGCACAAGCTAAAGACGCATTTTTTGAACCGTTAAGTTTTGGTACAGCGGGGATGCGTGGTGTGCTAGGAGCAGGAATCAATCGTATGAATATTTATACTGTGCGTCAAGCAACTGAAGGTTTAGCGCAGTTAATTGAAACCTATGGCACACAAGCAAAAAAACGTGGAGTGGCAATTGCCTATGATTCACGCCGTCAATCACAAGAATTTGCATTTGAAGCTGCAAAAGTATTGGCAACTCATGGTATTACGTCATATGTCTTTGAAGATTTAAGACCGACACCTGAATTATCGTTTGCTGTACGTCATTTAAATGCTTTTTCAGGTATTATGATTACGGCAAGTCACAATCCTGCTGAATATAACGGCTACAAAGTGTATGGCGAAGATGGCGGGCAAATGCCTCCTGAAGATGCAGATAAATTAACTCAATTTATTCGTGCAATTGATAATCCATTAACACTTGATGTCATGAGTGATGAAGCGCTTAAAGAAAGTGGTCTATGTCACGTAAAAGGTGAAGATGTCGATAGTGTCTATTTAGAAAATATTAAATCGGTTACCGTTGATACCGATTTAGTGCATGAGATGGCAGACAAAATGACTTTAGTGTATACCGCTTTACACGGCGCGGGTAAAATGTTAGGTGAACGTGCTTTAAAACAAGCAGGTTTTGAACGTGTTTATTTAGTCGAAGAACAAGCAATTGCCGATAGTGAGTTTTCAACTGTTAAATCACCTAACCCAGAAGATCCTAAAGCGTTTGATTTAGCTATCAAATTAGGTAAGAAAGTTGGTGCAGATGTGCTTGTGGCAAGTGATCCCGATGCCGATCGACTAGGTGCAGCCGTATTATTGCCAAACGGAGAATATCAAGTCATTACAGGAAATCAAATTGCGGCGTTAATGATCAATTATTTATTAGCGGCACATCAACAAGCGGGTACACTACCAACTAACGCTGTAGTGGCAAAATCAATTGTTTCAAGTGAATTACCAACAGCTATCGCGCAACATTACAACGTTGAAATGGTAAATGTCTTAACAGGCTTTAAATTTATTGCCGATAAAATTAAACAATATGAAAATGACCATTCAAAAACATTTTTATTCGGGTTTGAAGAAAGTTATGGCTATTTAATTAAATCATTTGCACGTGATAAAGATGCCATTCAAGCACTTGTCTTGTTAGCTGAAGTAGCAGCATTCTATAAAAAACAAGGTAAAACCATGTATGATGGCTTGCAAGAATTGTACGCACAATTTGGTTACTTTATTGAAGAAACCATTTCCGTAACGTTATCTGGTATTGAAGGTGTTGCTAAAATTAAAGCGTTAATGTCTCAATTTAGACAAGATGCATTAACACAATTTGGTGGTATCAACGTTACGCAAACGCAAGACTTTAAACAACAATTAGCATTCGATGCACAAGGTCAGTCAACAGAATTACAATTCCCAGCATCAGATGTTTTAAAATATATTTTAGCAGATGGCAGTTGGGTCGCAATTCGTCCAAGTGGAACAGAACCAAAAATTAAATTTTACATTGGTGTCAATGATACAACACAACAAAAAGCTAATGAAAAATTAAATGCTATCAAAACAAGCATTGATGCGTTGATGAAATAA
- a CDS encoding metal-dependent transcriptional regulator, whose protein sequence is MTPNKEDYLKCIYELSIQKQKVNNKRVAQVMGVSAPAVTEMFKKLLHTDLITKTTENGFQLTTAGLKVVSNLIRKHRLIEVLLLNHLKYELTQVHTEAEILEHVVSDYFVERLDAFLNYPTHCPHGSIIPKKDEILQETIIPLNVTSEKGVYEITRFYGDERLFNYMAEIGLAIGDVVVVKSIHHYAQTIVLQANEKEITLSVSIAANILVEPRLIELK, encoded by the coding sequence ATGACACCGAATAAAGAAGATTATTTAAAATGTATATATGAATTAAGTATACAAAAACAAAAAGTCAACAATAAACGTGTAGCACAGGTGATGGGTGTTTCTGCGCCAGCGGTTACAGAGATGTTCAAAAAATTGTTGCATACGGACTTAATTACAAAAACAACAGAAAACGGGTTTCAATTAACTACCGCCGGATTAAAAGTTGTCTCAAATTTAATTCGTAAACATCGCTTAATTGAAGTGTTGCTATTAAATCATTTGAAATATGAGCTAACACAAGTGCATACAGAAGCTGAAATTTTGGAGCATGTGGTATCGGATTATTTTGTGGAACGATTAGATGCTTTCTTAAATTATCCAACACATTGTCCGCATGGTAGTATTATCCCTAAAAAAGATGAGATTTTACAAGAAACGATTATTCCACTTAACGTAACTAGCGAAAAAGGGGTATATGAAATTACACGTTTTTACGGCGATGAGCGTTTATTTAATTACATGGCAGAAATCGGCTTGGCAATTGGAGACGTTGTGGTTGTAAAAAGTATTCATCATTATGCACAAACCATTGTATTACAAGCGAACGAAAAAGAAATCACACTAAGTGTATCCATTGCAGCAAACATACTCGTTGAACCGAGATTAATTGAGCTAAAATAA
- a CDS encoding penicillin-binding protein 2, which produces MIKKRRKSHIPLRLNILFSVVVILFGALVYRLVDLQFNQKTKYDTVLSQTSAIRVKSDATRGQIFDKNGVLLVGNESYKTIDYTRFQTKTEDMLTLAKQVANLIDVPIDQVTPEQLKIYFIATHSDEISRRVGETKLTGADLVQAQMNTVTDTEIAYDNFEKEVATIYNQMNAVSYLGTISLKSRGVTDTEIAAVTEGLDANSGISVGSDWERVYPQGDLLRSLLGNVSSQKAGLPSEQLNQLLAQGYQQNSRVGTSYLEQQYDSVLRGTPKVTSTVLNADSQVVSTNVDYEGKAGDNIYLTIDSELQKKLDNILTNYLAKTPDDDELVNDGVYAVVQEVKTGAILAISGKRFAYNADTDRYDRSHIEDNTLGTFLSNYTMGSVVKPATVISGYQNGAISVDNNVLVDAPITFDNGKTTISSLFNRTGRVSLTDEMALTQSSNVYMVKLAMRLGGQEYREGDRLNIDMDAQTKLRKTFASFGLGAYTGIDLPYENKGYAPDTFSPSEILMNSFGQFDNFTTLQLSQYMNTLGNGGFRFAPRLVDSIRTVADIQNPNGQLVTDMTPKLLNQVEITKEQLQRVYNGLYGVTHVYFLPFNNYRISVLGKTGTAETFYNGQLQRAKGMPVNTTTFASFAPQDNPEISVTVVVPNLLDKQVIPMNAHRVAYSIYQAYYGE; this is translated from the coding sequence ATGATTAAAAAACGTCGAAAATCGCATATTCCTTTGCGATTAAATATTTTATTTTCTGTAGTGGTCATTTTATTCGGCGCATTAGTGTATCGCTTGGTAGATTTACAATTTAACCAAAAAACAAAGTACGACACCGTATTAAGTCAAACCAGTGCCATTCGTGTCAAATCAGACGCGACACGTGGACAAATTTTTGATAAAAATGGTGTTTTATTAGTTGGAAATGAATCGTACAAGACGATTGACTATACCCGTTTTCAAACAAAAACAGAAGATATGTTAACGTTAGCTAAACAGGTTGCTAATTTAATTGATGTGCCTATCGATCAAGTAACACCAGAACAATTAAAAATTTATTTTATCGCCACACATTCAGATGAAATTAGTCGTAGAGTCGGCGAAACGAAATTAACGGGTGCAGATTTAGTACAAGCACAAATGAACACCGTTACCGATACTGAAATTGCTTATGATAATTTCGAAAAAGAGGTAGCAACCATTTACAATCAAATGAATGCGGTATCGTATCTTGGTACCATATCGTTGAAAAGTCGTGGTGTTACCGATACTGAGATTGCCGCAGTTACCGAAGGTTTAGATGCCAATTCAGGTATTTCTGTTGGTAGTGATTGGGAGCGTGTTTACCCGCAAGGCGATTTATTGCGTTCGCTTTTAGGAAATGTGTCCTCACAAAAAGCAGGTTTGCCTAGTGAACAGTTAAATCAATTGTTGGCGCAAGGGTACCAACAAAATTCACGTGTTGGGACAAGTTATTTAGAACAGCAATATGATAGTGTGTTAAGGGGAACACCAAAAGTAACCTCTACCGTGTTAAATGCTGATTCTCAAGTGGTTTCCACAAACGTTGATTACGAAGGTAAAGCGGGGGACAACATTTATTTAACCATTGATAGTGAATTGCAGAAAAAACTCGATAATATTTTAACCAATTATTTGGCAAAGACACCCGATGATGATGAACTTGTCAATGACGGTGTGTACGCCGTTGTACAAGAAGTTAAAACGGGTGCGATATTGGCAATTAGTGGGAAGCGATTTGCCTATAATGCAGATACCGATCGATATGATCGTTCGCACATTGAAGATAATACGTTAGGTACATTTTTATCTAACTACACGATGGGGTCTGTTGTTAAACCAGCAACCGTTATTTCAGGGTATCAAAATGGTGCTATTTCCGTTGATAATAATGTGTTAGTGGATGCACCAATTACGTTTGATAACGGTAAAACAACCATTTCATCACTGTTTAATCGAACAGGACGTGTATCATTAACCGATGAAATGGCATTAACCCAATCATCCAACGTTTATATGGTGAAGTTAGCTATGCGACTTGGGGGTCAAGAGTATCGTGAAGGCGATCGATTAAATATCGATATGGATGCACAAACTAAATTACGTAAAACATTTGCTTCCTTTGGATTAGGTGCGTATACTGGAATTGATTTGCCTTATGAAAATAAAGGATATGCTCCCGATACGTTTTCGCCATCTGAAATTTTAATGAACTCTTTTGGACAGTTTGATAACTTTACGACGTTACAACTTTCTCAATATATGAATACGTTAGGAAATGGTGGATTTAGATTTGCGCCACGATTGGTGGATTCCATTAGAACGGTTGCCGATATTCAAAATCCTAACGGGCAGTTAGTGACGGATATGACACCTAAATTGCTCAATCAAGTTGAAATTACTAAAGAGCAGTTGCAACGTGTTTATAACGGATTATACGGTGTAACGCACGTGTATTTCTTGCCATTTAACAATTATAGAATTAGTGTTCTTGGTAAAACCGGAACGGCTGAAACGTTTTATAATGGGCAGTTACAACGTGCTAAAGGTATGCCGGTCAATACAACGACATTTGCTTCATTCGCACCACAAGATAACCCAGAAATTTCCGTTACCGTTGTTGTGCCGAATTTATTAGACAAGCAAGTTATTCCAATGAATGCGCATCGTGTAGCGTATTCCATTTACCAAGCGTATTACGGTGAATAA